A section of the Marinimicrobium koreense genome encodes:
- the eboE gene encoding metabolite traffic protein EboE — translation MAKLNAPLTYCSNIHPGEGWADVMHNLNSHGLEVMERLGDDAQRPFPLGLRIAGQAAAEVDAQAVAEFQQWCRQHNAYLLTINGFPYGAFHNERVKENVYRPDWRDQERVRYTRQLGDIAVQLQPDARQLSISTVPVAFEQGFEPEDWNTVLDHIQDVLAHFANLKRSTGVHLMLAIEPEPACVLETTDELLDFFRRLRPRLSMAENAHLGVCFDCCHQAVEFEDPATCLQRLAEAEIPIAKVQVSSALQADTPEEVKHLKGFNEPVYLHQAIARTDDGTLHAFPDLPEFEAAVDAGLTPTECRVHFHVPIFLEHLGDCGTTQGFLKTLLPKLDAQIPLEVETYSFGVLPEHLKTDSVGESIARELVWVNQLLDCD, via the coding sequence ATGGCCAAGCTGAACGCGCCACTCACCTACTGCAGCAACATCCACCCGGGCGAAGGCTGGGCCGATGTGATGCACAACCTCAACAGCCATGGACTGGAAGTGATGGAGCGACTGGGTGATGACGCCCAGCGCCCCTTTCCCCTGGGGCTGCGCATCGCCGGTCAAGCGGCGGCGGAAGTGGACGCCCAGGCCGTTGCGGAATTTCAGCAGTGGTGTCGCCAGCACAACGCCTACCTGCTGACCATCAACGGCTTTCCCTATGGCGCCTTCCACAACGAGCGGGTCAAAGAAAACGTCTATCGGCCGGATTGGCGAGATCAGGAGCGCGTGCGCTACACCCGTCAGCTCGGCGATATCGCCGTACAACTGCAACCGGACGCCCGACAGCTGTCGATATCCACCGTGCCGGTCGCCTTCGAACAGGGCTTTGAACCGGAAGACTGGAACACCGTGCTCGACCACATCCAGGACGTGCTTGCCCATTTCGCGAACTTGAAGCGGAGCACCGGCGTACACCTGATGCTTGCCATCGAACCCGAACCGGCCTGCGTGTTGGAAACCACCGATGAACTGCTGGATTTCTTCCGCCGCCTGCGCCCGCGTCTGAGCATGGCCGAAAACGCCCATCTGGGCGTCTGCTTCGACTGCTGCCATCAGGCCGTCGAATTCGAGGACCCGGCCACCTGCCTGCAGCGCCTGGCCGAAGCCGAAATCCCCATCGCCAAAGTCCAGGTCTCCAGCGCTTTACAGGCCGACACTCCGGAAGAAGTCAAACACCTCAAAGGCTTCAACGAGCCGGTCTACTTACACCAGGCCATCGCCCGCACCGACGATGGAACGCTACACGCCTTCCCCGATTTGCCCGAATTCGAAGCCGCCGTGGACGCCGGTTTGACGCCAACCGAGTGCCGGGTCCATTTCCACGTACCGATCTTCCTCGAACACCTGGGCGACTGCGGCACCACCCAGGGCTTTCTCAAAACATTACTCCCCAAACTGGATGCCCAGATTCCTCTTGAAGTGGAGACCTATAGTTTCGGTGTTTTACCCGAACACCTTAAAACGGATTCGGTGGGGGAGAGTATCGCTCGTGAGCTAGTGTGGGTGAACCAACTACTGGATTGTGACTGA
- a CDS encoding adenylate/guanylate cyclase domain-containing protein, producing MTKNSAHKKPEEAQAESPLHQYYFRSLICFAAAGTLASYIEWSAIQPVYIGTIVFLLLYTYLTYHFTHTLDREKLSRVTRYLSWADAALIGLVLSLTNFSLLPLALFLTMIQFNALLTGGLRRWGEDNVAFAVGILLSFLVHKPQWVFSSSIEISAASLIGIITYFLVYALYMHQRMRRLIMNQMKLENEQKWHKIRSYKLSRYLPPPVWRAINQGKDHMLQAERKRITVFFSDIKNFSQLSEEMEAEALTELLNHYLTEMSKIITHFGGTIDKFMGDGIMVMFGDSNSKGVKQDCMNCVSMAIAMKKRMKSLQQEWYNQGIKKPLQIRMGMNTGYCTVGTFGTSSHLDYTVLGTHVNLASRLESAAQPDEILISHETWSLVKDAVMCQDKGEITVKGFSQPVKVYQVAGFRKDLGKNQSFFEDRAEGFSMYLDLEKVRNYEKAKVIKALQTAAEKLKDKVIV from the coding sequence ATGACTAAGAACTCAGCGCACAAAAAGCCCGAAGAGGCTCAAGCGGAATCGCCGCTTCACCAATACTATTTTCGATCACTGATCTGCTTTGCCGCCGCCGGCACCCTGGCGTCCTACATTGAATGGTCGGCCATCCAGCCCGTGTATATTGGCACCATTGTTTTTCTGCTGCTGTACACCTACCTGACCTACCACTTCACCCACACGCTGGATCGCGAAAAACTCAGCCGCGTAACCCGCTATTTGTCCTGGGCCGATGCGGCGCTGATCGGGCTGGTCCTCAGCCTGACCAACTTCAGCCTGCTGCCGCTGGCGCTGTTTCTGACCATGATCCAGTTCAACGCCCTTCTCACCGGCGGACTGAGGCGCTGGGGTGAAGATAACGTGGCCTTTGCCGTCGGTATCCTGCTCAGTTTCCTGGTACACAAACCGCAATGGGTGTTCAGTAGCAGCATTGAAATCAGCGCGGCGAGCCTGATCGGTATCATCACCTACTTTCTGGTGTACGCCCTGTATATGCATCAGAGAATGCGCCGCCTGATCATGAACCAGATGAAACTGGAGAATGAGCAGAAATGGCACAAGATCCGCTCGTATAAACTGTCCCGATACCTGCCGCCTCCGGTGTGGCGGGCGATCAATCAGGGCAAGGATCATATGCTTCAGGCGGAGCGCAAGCGCATTACCGTGTTCTTCTCGGACATCAAGAACTTCAGCCAACTGTCCGAAGAAATGGAAGCCGAGGCGCTTACGGAGCTGCTCAATCACTACCTGACCGAGATGTCGAAAATCATCACCCACTTTGGCGGCACCATCGACAAGTTTATGGGTGACGGCATTATGGTCATGTTTGGTGATAGCAACAGCAAGGGCGTCAAACAGGACTGCATGAACTGTGTGTCCATGGCCATCGCCATGAAAAAGCGCATGAAGTCCCTGCAGCAGGAGTGGTACAACCAGGGCATCAAAAAGCCCCTGCAGATCCGGATGGGCATGAACACCGGCTATTGCACGGTGGGTACCTTCGGTACCTCAAGCCATCTGGACTACACCGTGCTGGGCACTCACGTGAACCTGGCCAGCCGCCTGGAGTCCGCAGCCCAGCCCGATGAAATTCTGATTTCCCACGAGACCTGGTCGCTGGTCAAAGACGCCGTCATGTGTCAGGACAAGGGCGAAATCACGGTGAAGGGGTTCAGCCAGCCGGTGAAGGTGTACCAGGTGGCCGGGTTCCGTAAGGACCTGGGTAAAAATCAGAGTTTCTTTGAGGATCGCGCCGAAGGCTTCTCCATGTACCTGGATCTGGAGAAGGTGCGCAATTACGAGAAAGCCAAGGTGATCAAGGCGTTGCAGACCGCCGCCGAAAAGCTCAAGGATAAAGTCATCGTATAA
- a CDS encoding 3-dehydroquinate synthase: MWQIHQAFTMTHEFPVYFNRDTFNPESDVLLKVLAFAGKKRHRVLPVIDDQVLKGHPDLVERMRAYAEAHADRIELIEPPLMVRGGEICKNDPVEVDEFYQRTQTDRIDRHSFALVIGGGAVIDAMGYAAATAHRGIRLIRMPTTVLAQNDAGIGVKNAINYRGRKNYLGTFAAPYAVINDYDLLSSLSERDSRCGIAEAVKVALIRDGEFFHWLHEARHRLGEFEPKAMEHMIARCAELHLNHIRTSGDPFEQGSARPLDFGHWGAHRMEELSNSELRHGEAVAIGIALDSLYSHAMGTIDTRTLLAIRDTLEAVGFTLRHPALEALDIDAALQGFREHLGGELCITLLTSAGEAEEVDHIDLDTMHQCRRQLLENQWPS, encoded by the coding sequence ATGTGGCAGATTCACCAGGCGTTTACCATGACCCACGAGTTCCCGGTGTACTTCAACCGGGACACCTTCAACCCCGAGAGCGATGTGTTGCTCAAAGTGCTCGCCTTTGCGGGTAAAAAACGTCACCGGGTTCTGCCCGTGATCGATGATCAGGTGCTCAAAGGGCACCCGGATCTGGTAGAGCGCATGCGCGCTTATGCCGAGGCGCACGCGGACCGGATTGAGCTGATTGAACCGCCTCTTATGGTGCGCGGCGGCGAGATCTGCAAGAACGATCCGGTGGAAGTGGATGAATTCTATCAGCGCACCCAAACCGACCGCATTGATCGGCACAGTTTCGCGTTGGTGATTGGCGGCGGTGCCGTAATCGATGCCATGGGCTATGCGGCGGCCACCGCGCACCGCGGCATCCGACTGATCCGTATGCCCACCACAGTACTGGCCCAGAACGATGCCGGCATCGGCGTAAAGAATGCCATCAACTACCGGGGCCGGAAAAATTACCTGGGCACCTTTGCAGCGCCCTACGCTGTGATCAACGACTATGACCTGCTGAGTAGTCTGTCCGAGCGGGACAGCCGCTGTGGCATCGCCGAGGCGGTAAAAGTCGCGCTGATTCGCGATGGTGAGTTCTTCCACTGGCTGCATGAAGCGCGCCATCGCCTGGGGGAATTCGAACCCAAGGCGATGGAGCATATGATCGCCCGCTGTGCCGAGCTGCACCTGAACCATATCCGCACCAGTGGCGATCCCTTCGAGCAGGGCAGTGCCCGACCGCTGGATTTCGGCCACTGGGGCGCGCACCGGATGGAGGAGCTCTCCAACTCCGAGCTGCGCCATGGCGAAGCGGTGGCCATCGGCATCGCCCTGGACTCGCTGTACTCCCACGCCATGGGCACAATTGATACGCGCACCCTGTTGGCCATTCGCGACACGCTCGAAGCCGTGGGCTTCACCCTGCGTCATCCGGCCCTCGAAGCACTGGATATCGATGCGGCCCTGCAGGGCTTTCGCGAACACCTGGGCGGCGAGCTGTGCATTACCCTGCTGACGTCGGCGGGCGAAGCGGAAGAAGTGGACCACATTGACTTGGACACCATGCACCAGTGCCGTCGGCAACTGCTGGAGAACCAATGGCCAAGCTGA
- a CDS encoding nitroreductase family protein codes for MHALDVLHQRVSSPKLTEPAPTDVQRDAIYRAALRAADHGLMQPWRFLVIEDEGLDRLGDLFVQAMLKDTPDTPEPDQQSLRAKPRRAPLILVAIAACRQNPKVPHVEQLISAGAAVQNMLNAAFAQGVGAFWRTGAMTYHPVVKEGLGVGELEQIVGFLYLGTPAKPPQPPKSVNPETFFHPWPGQ; via the coding sequence ATGCACGCACTAGACGTATTGCACCAACGGGTTTCCTCGCCCAAATTGACCGAACCGGCGCCCACCGATGTACAGCGCGACGCCATCTACCGCGCCGCCCTGCGCGCCGCCGATCACGGCCTGATGCAGCCCTGGCGCTTTCTGGTAATTGAAGATGAAGGGCTGGATCGACTGGGAGACCTGTTCGTGCAGGCGATGCTCAAGGACACGCCCGACACCCCGGAACCCGATCAACAATCCCTGCGCGCCAAACCACGCCGCGCGCCGTTGATTCTGGTCGCCATTGCCGCCTGCCGGCAGAACCCCAAGGTGCCGCACGTCGAGCAACTGATCTCGGCCGGCGCCGCCGTACAGAACATGCTCAATGCCGCCTTCGCCCAGGGGGTAGGGGCCTTCTGGCGGACCGGGGCCATGACCTACCATCCGGTGGTGAAAGAAGGGCTGGGTGTCGGCGAGCTGGAGCAGATAGTGGGCTTCCTCTACCTGGGAACCCCCGCCAAACCGCCCCAGCCTCCCAAGTCAGTGAATCCAGAGACATTTTTTCACCCCTGGCCGGGCCAATAG
- a CDS encoding EboA domain-containing protein: MASEHSVHQLLEALLDEHLTESGRAFWAKAQGQVADGAQGQTFANLLAMASRHAKRQPLGLTDTELAAAEGALPGWSPRAWNRLELLRINLILARPDLAQASFAEEFEALFRFADEGETCALYRSLPLLPRGERFTWRAAEACRTNMLTVFEAVALDSPYPVTHFDDTAWHQLVIKALFLDCPLYRVSGLDQRLTPELTRMALDWAEERHSAGRHYHLGLWLCLGPHHPERVRQLLEQHWSEATTTEQQAMLLGAARAGQTQWLASVEPADPKVLPYWQNATAGRSEQAQFAPLFAERPSA, encoded by the coding sequence GTGGCATCGGAGCATTCAGTACATCAATTGTTGGAAGCGTTGTTGGATGAGCACCTGACCGAGTCCGGCCGGGCTTTCTGGGCCAAAGCTCAGGGCCAGGTGGCCGACGGTGCCCAGGGTCAGACCTTTGCCAACCTCCTGGCCATGGCCAGCCGGCACGCTAAACGCCAGCCCCTGGGATTGACCGACACGGAGCTGGCCGCCGCTGAAGGCGCGCTGCCGGGCTGGAGTCCCCGTGCCTGGAACCGGCTCGAGCTGCTGCGCATCAACCTGATTCTGGCGCGCCCCGACCTGGCGCAGGCGAGTTTTGCCGAGGAGTTCGAGGCGCTGTTCCGCTTTGCCGACGAGGGGGAAACCTGCGCTCTTTACCGCAGCCTGCCCCTGCTGCCGCGCGGCGAGCGGTTTACCTGGCGGGCGGCCGAAGCCTGCCGTACCAATATGTTGACGGTGTTTGAAGCCGTTGCCCTGGACTCGCCCTATCCGGTCACCCACTTCGATGATACCGCCTGGCACCAGTTAGTGATCAAGGCGCTGTTTCTGGACTGCCCGCTGTACCGGGTATCCGGGCTGGATCAGCGACTTACCCCGGAGCTGACCCGGATGGCGCTGGACTGGGCCGAAGAGCGCCACAGCGCCGGGCGCCACTACCACTTGGGGCTCTGGCTTTGCCTGGGCCCTCATCACCCGGAGCGGGTCCGCCAGCTTCTGGAGCAGCATTGGTCAGAGGCCACAACGACTGAACAGCAGGCGATGCTGCTGGGCGCTGCCCGTGCCGGGCAGACGCAGTGGCTGGCGTCGGTCGAGCCGGCCGACCCGAAAGTGTTACCCTACTGGCAAAACGCGACCGCAGGGCGCTCCGAACAGGCGCAGTTTGCGCCCCTGTTCGCCGAGCGGCCGTCCGCTTGA
- a CDS encoding TatD family hydrolase, which produces MQYFDPHIHMSSRTTDDYQNMAAAGIRAVIEPAFWMGQPRTNVGSFIDYFASLVGWERFRASQFGIAHYCTIGINSKEANNEGLAREALDILPNFALKEGVVAIGEIGYDEITPAEEYIYQRQLEFAVEHDMVVMVHSPHRDKKNGIIRSIDVAREIGVPMEKLVIDHNNEETVDDVLNSGAWAAFTIYPNTKMGSERMVEVVRKYGPERIIVDSSADWGVSDPLSVPKTANLMRERGIEEKAIELTCWQNALDAYAQSGQIDIDELSRPAVIDQRQSYNDNTVLRGQQPRVDEPVPN; this is translated from the coding sequence ATGCAGTACTTTGACCCGCATATTCATATGAGCAGTCGCACCACCGACGATTATCAGAACATGGCCGCCGCGGGCATTCGCGCGGTCATCGAGCCGGCCTTCTGGATGGGCCAGCCGCGCACCAACGTGGGCAGTTTTATCGATTACTTTGCCAGTCTGGTGGGGTGGGAACGATTCCGCGCCTCCCAGTTCGGGATCGCGCACTACTGCACCATCGGCATCAACTCCAAAGAGGCCAATAACGAAGGCCTGGCCCGTGAGGCACTCGATATTCTGCCCAACTTTGCCCTGAAAGAAGGCGTTGTGGCGATTGGCGAAATCGGTTACGACGAAATCACCCCGGCGGAAGAGTACATCTATCAGCGGCAGTTGGAATTCGCCGTCGAGCACGACATGGTGGTGATGGTCCACTCCCCCCACCGGGACAAGAAAAACGGCATCATCCGCTCCATTGATGTGGCGCGGGAAATCGGCGTCCCCATGGAAAAGCTGGTGATCGACCACAACAACGAAGAGACGGTGGACGACGTGCTGAACAGCGGCGCCTGGGCAGCCTTTACCATTTATCCCAACACCAAGATGGGCTCTGAGCGGATGGTGGAAGTGGTCCGTAAATACGGGCCGGAACGCATTATTGTCGACAGCTCCGCCGACTGGGGCGTGAGCGACCCGCTGTCGGTACCGAAGACCGCCAACCTGATGCGCGAGCGCGGTATCGAAGAGAAAGCCATTGAACTGACCTGTTGGCAGAACGCCCTGGACGCCTACGCCCAGTCCGGTCAGATCGATATCGACGAGCTGTCCCGGCCGGCGGTAATCGACCAGCGCCAATCCTACAACGACAACACTGTGCTGCGCGGCCAACAACCCCGCGTCGATGAGCCGGTGCCCAACTGA
- a CDS encoding FKBP-type peptidyl-prolyl cis-trans isomerase: protein MPSKKLNKGSSGQNRKASEQYMDKFRQKPGVQETDSGLLYREVEPGQGLTPTMDDKVVVNQRIQLVNGKVIGDTYQEGMPDTFWMKEAIAGIQEGLQLMQEGARYEFVVPPELAWGKKGVGNKIGPNAVLIFDLRLMEVAFD, encoded by the coding sequence ATGCCTTCCAAAAAGCTCAACAAAGGTTCTTCCGGCCAGAATCGCAAAGCCAGTGAACAATATATGGACAAGTTTCGCCAAAAGCCCGGCGTTCAGGAAACCGATTCCGGACTGCTCTACCGGGAAGTGGAGCCCGGCCAGGGCCTGACGCCCACCATGGACGACAAGGTGGTGGTCAACCAGCGCATTCAACTGGTCAACGGCAAGGTGATTGGCGACACGTATCAGGAGGGAATGCCCGATACCTTCTGGATGAAAGAAGCCATCGCCGGCATTCAGGAGGGGTTACAACTGATGCAGGAAGGCGCTCGCTACGAGTTCGTGGTGCCCCCGGAGTTGGCCTGGGGCAAGAAAGGTGTGGGCAACAAAATCGGGCCCAATGCGGTACTGATCTTCGACCTGCGCCTGATGGAAGTGGCGTTCGACTAG
- a CDS encoding alkaline phosphatase family protein, translating into MHRTVVLNVVGLTRKLLGEHTPSLNKLRDKATDIEPVIPAVTCTAQATYTTGKPPKEHGIVANGWYFRDMNEVWLWRQSNKLVQSPKVWHLAKQRDPNFTCSNTFWWYAMATDADWTLTPRPLYLADGRKEPDCYTCPLELRHTLSEKFGNFPLFNFWGPMTSIKSSQWIADAAKYIEEEKQPSLQLVYLPHLDYVLQKEGPDGDIAQDLKEIDTLVGDLLDFFEQRGCRVMVLSEYGIQKVHRAVHPNRLLREAGMVSVKVDLGKEYLDYFSSRAFAVADHQIAHVYVHNPDDIPVVRKIFEGVEGIDRILDKTEQAELGLDHERSGELVLLAKADSWFTYYFWLNDDRQPDYAHQVEIHRKPGFDPCELFFDPRLRFPKLKAARRVAQKKLGFRYVMDVIAVAPELVKGSHGVSDGSPESLPLLMSTEPQLIPNGRVPATDICDLMLKHLFD; encoded by the coding sequence ATGCACAGAACTGTTGTCCTGAACGTTGTAGGCCTGACAAGAAAGTTATTGGGCGAACATACCCCCAGCCTCAATAAGTTGCGCGATAAGGCCACTGATATTGAGCCGGTAATCCCCGCCGTGACCTGTACTGCCCAAGCTACTTATACCACCGGCAAGCCCCCCAAAGAACACGGTATTGTGGCTAATGGTTGGTACTTTCGAGACATGAACGAAGTCTGGCTCTGGCGACAAAGTAACAAGCTGGTGCAGAGTCCCAAAGTGTGGCACCTGGCGAAACAACGCGATCCGAATTTTACCTGCAGCAATACCTTCTGGTGGTACGCCATGGCCACCGACGCCGACTGGACCCTGACGCCGCGTCCGTTGTATCTGGCTGATGGTCGCAAAGAGCCGGACTGCTATACCTGCCCGCTGGAACTGCGCCATACCCTCAGTGAAAAGTTCGGCAACTTTCCGCTGTTCAACTTCTGGGGGCCCATGACCAGCATCAAATCCAGCCAGTGGATTGCCGATGCGGCGAAGTACATTGAGGAAGAAAAACAACCGAGCCTGCAACTGGTGTACCTGCCACACCTCGATTATGTCCTCCAGAAAGAAGGGCCGGACGGCGATATCGCTCAGGATCTGAAAGAAATCGATACCCTGGTAGGCGATCTGCTCGACTTCTTTGAGCAACGCGGCTGCCGCGTGATGGTGCTGTCCGAGTACGGCATTCAAAAGGTTCACCGGGCCGTGCACCCCAACCGCCTGCTGCGCGAGGCGGGAATGGTCTCGGTCAAGGTGGACCTGGGTAAAGAGTATCTGGATTACTTCAGCAGTCGCGCCTTCGCCGTGGCGGACCATCAGATTGCCCATGTCTATGTGCATAACCCCGATGATATTCCGGTGGTTCGCAAGATTTTTGAAGGGGTTGAAGGCATTGATCGGATTCTGGATAAAACCGAACAGGCTGAGCTGGGGTTGGATCATGAGCGCAGCGGTGAGTTGGTTCTGCTGGCGAAGGCCGATAGCTGGTTTACTTATTACTTCTGGCTGAACGATGACCGTCAGCCGGATTACGCCCATCAGGTGGAAATTCACCGCAAGCCGGGGTTTGATCCCTGTGAGCTGTTTTTTGATCCTAGGCTTCGTTTTCCAAAGTTGAAAGCGGCGCGTCGGGTGGCTCAGAAGAAGTTGGGCTTTCGCTATGTGATGGATGTGATTGCCGTTGCGCCGGAGTTGGTGAAAGGTTCCCATGGGGTGAGTGATGGTTCGCCGGAGTCGCTGCCATTGTTGATGAGTACGGAGCCGCAGTTGATTCCCAACGGGCGAGTGCCGGCGACCGATATCTGCGATCTGATGCTGAAACATCTGTTTGATTAG
- a CDS encoding glycoside hydrolase family 28 protein has product MIDLQKRGSLKALGLSSCALGLMPVAGCSTTSPTSPAYVGRDEALWKQADDIIDNIARTDFPNRDFLVTEFGGKGDGETDNTGPIAKAIEACAAAGGGRVVIPAGQFNTGPVHLKTNINLHLQEGAVLSFYTDPERYKPYVMTRWEGVELMGYSPLIYAYEQENIAVTGQGVLEGNGSNTVWWPWKGRWSRAQWPIDPVEDQKHTRTPLFEMAEQGVPVEERVFEDNYLRPPFVQPYRCKRVLIEGVTIRNSPFWLLNPVLSEDVIVRGVQCVSHGPNSDGCDPESCNRVLIEKCLFDTGDDCIALKSGRNADGRRLATPIQNIVIQDCQMRAGHGGVVIGSEISGGARNVFARRCHMDSPVLDRAVRIKTNSVRGGLIENIAIRNIVIGQVKDVFVINFYYEEGDAGDYLPEVKDLHVSNMVVENAERVFHLRGFERAPISGVTLHDVTIKHADELGILENVSSIETESVSLNGEPLQL; this is encoded by the coding sequence ATGATCGATCTACAGAAACGCGGCAGCCTGAAGGCGCTGGGTCTGTCTTCCTGTGCCTTGGGTTTAATGCCGGTGGCCGGATGCAGCACCACCTCTCCAACTTCCCCCGCCTACGTCGGGCGCGATGAGGCGCTCTGGAAGCAGGCAGACGACATTATCGACAATATCGCGCGAACGGACTTCCCGAACCGGGATTTTCTGGTCACGGAGTTCGGTGGCAAGGGAGACGGGGAAACCGATAATACCGGCCCGATAGCCAAAGCCATTGAGGCCTGTGCCGCCGCTGGCGGTGGCCGGGTGGTGATTCCGGCGGGGCAGTTCAATACCGGGCCGGTGCACCTTAAAACCAACATCAATCTGCACTTGCAGGAAGGTGCCGTGCTGTCTTTCTACACGGACCCGGAGCGCTACAAACCTTACGTCATGACGCGCTGGGAAGGCGTGGAACTGATGGGATACTCTCCGTTGATTTACGCCTACGAGCAGGAAAACATCGCGGTGACCGGCCAAGGTGTTCTGGAGGGTAACGGTTCCAACACGGTCTGGTGGCCCTGGAAGGGGCGCTGGAGTCGAGCTCAATGGCCCATTGATCCGGTAGAGGATCAGAAACATACCCGCACGCCGTTGTTTGAGATGGCCGAGCAGGGTGTCCCGGTGGAGGAGCGGGTGTTTGAGGACAATTACCTGCGCCCACCTTTTGTTCAGCCCTACCGCTGTAAGCGGGTTCTGATCGAAGGGGTGACCATCCGTAACTCCCCCTTTTGGCTGCTCAACCCCGTGCTGTCTGAGGACGTGATTGTGCGCGGTGTGCAATGCGTCAGTCACGGACCGAACTCTGATGGTTGCGACCCCGAGTCCTGCAACCGCGTGTTGATCGAAAAATGCCTGTTCGATACCGGGGATGACTGCATCGCACTCAAATCCGGCCGAAACGCCGATGGCCGCCGTCTGGCCACGCCGATTCAGAATATTGTGATTCAGGATTGCCAGATGCGTGCCGGTCACGGCGGGGTGGTCATTGGCAGTGAAATCTCGGGTGGTGCGCGCAATGTGTTTGCCCGTCGCTGTCATATGGACAGCCCGGTGCTGGACCGCGCGGTGCGCATCAAGACCAATTCGGTGCGTGGCGGGCTGATCGAGAATATCGCCATTCGGAATATTGTGATCGGACAGGTGAAAGATGTCTTTGTGATCAACTTCTACTATGAGGAGGGGGATGCCGGGGACTACCTGCCAGAGGTGAAGGATCTCCATGTCAGTAACATGGTGGTAGAGAATGCCGAGCGGGTGTTCCATCTGCGCGGCTTTGAGCGCGCGCCCATCAGCGGGGTGACGTTACACGATGTCACCATCAAACATGCTGATGAGCTGGGTATTCTGGAAAATGTCTCCTCCATCGAGACCGAGTCCGTGAGTCTCAACGGCGAACCACTGCAGTTGTAG